Genomic segment of uncultured Desulfobacter sp.:
ATCACGTTGTCCGGATAATTGGTATATCCAACCCCATTGGACGCCCGAAGCAACATCTGGGTCAACAGATTCGGCATGGCCTCACGCAATTGCTGGAGACGTTCCCAGGGGCACTCTTTGGAGAACCGCATGGCCACATCAAAGGTGGCACCGCCCCAGCACTCCACAGAAAACAAATCAGGCAACAAGGCGGCATAGCTGGGTGCAATTTTCACTAGATCAAAGGTTCTCACCCGGGTGGCGAGCAGGGATTGATGGGCATCGCGCATGGTCTTGTCGGTGATCAGCAGTTTATCCTGGGTTTTCATCCAGTCTGCAACGGCCTGGGGACCCTCTTTATCCAGCAATTGTTTGAGCCCCGGCTTGATATCCTGGACCGTAAGTTTAGGCACGGTAGGCTGGTGCACATGTACTGCCGGAACGGGTCTGTTCTTGACATCTTCATTCCCATTGATAATAACATCACCCAGGAACGACAGCAGCCGGGTTGCCCGGTCCCGTCTTTTGGCAAATGTGAAGAGCTCTTTTGTTTCATCAATGAATTTGGTGGTATATTCGGCCTTTACAAAGGTTGGATGGCGAATCAGGCCTTCCAGGAACTGCAGGTTTGTGGCAACGCCCAAAATTCTGAATTCGGTTAAGGCACGATGCATTTTCAACCGTGCTTCTTCTTCATCTCCGCCCCAGGCCGTTACTTTTGTCAGCAAAGAATCAAAATGGCGGGTAACGATGGCACCGGAATACGCGGTACCGGCGTCCAGACGGATGCCGAATCCGGCTGCTGCCCGATAGGCTGTGATTCTTCCGTAATCGGGAATGAAGTTGTTTTCCGGATCTTCGGTGGTGATACGGCACTGGATGGCATGGCCTTTGAGCATGACATCTTCCTGTTTTGGAATAAGGCTTCCGGGCTGTCCAATGAGCATGCCCTGGGCAATTTTTAATTGTGCCTTGACAATGTCAACCCCTGTAACTTGCTCTGTTACCGTATGTTCCACCTGGATTCTTGGGTTAACTTCCATGAAGTAGAACTTTCCGGTGTCGATATCCATTAAGAATTCAACGGTACCGGCACTTTCATACCCCACGGTTTTGGCAATGGACAGGCCTGCGTTGCAAAGCTCTTGGCGCTTTTCGTCGGTAAGAAAGGTGGCAGGTGCTCTTTCAACAACCTTTTGATTTCTTCTTTGAACAGAACAGTCACGTTCGAACAGATGAATGATGTTGCCCTGGGAATCCCCAAGAATCTGGACCTCAAGGTGTCGGGCTTTTCTGACAAGTTTTTCAAAATAGACTTCATCACTGCCGAAGGCTGCGGCAGACTCTTTTCGGGCCGCATCAACCTGGGTCAGCACCTCTTGGGTGCTTTCCACGGCACGCATGCCTCTGCCGCCGCCGCCCCAGCTGGCTTTGAGCATCAGCGGGTAGCCGATCTCTTCTGCGATTTGAATAATTTTTTCATCATCATAGGGCAATGGACCACTGGCCGGAACAACAGGGGCGCCTGCGTCTATGGCCACCTTACGGGCAGAAACCTTGTTGCCAAGCTGGCGCATAACTTCCGGGGAGGGTCCGACAAATTTTATACCGGCTTCGGCACATGCGTCTGCAAATTCGGGCTTTTCTGCAAGGAATCCGTATCCGGGGTGAATGGCATCTACATTTTTTTCCTTGGCAAGCTTAACAATTCCTTCAAAATCCAGATAAGCTTCAATGGGGCCTTTTCCTTCCCCGATTAAATAACTTTCCCCGGTCTTAAACCGATGAAGTGCAAATCTGTCCTCCTGGGAGTAGATGCCAATCGTATCTATCCCAAGCTCATGTGCAGCACGTGTTACACGAATGGCTATCTCACTGCGGTTTGCAATCAAGAGACGCTTGATTTTTTTTCCCATAACATCCATTTTACATTTCCTTGTTTTAGATGATAACGCTCCTCAATCTGTTTGCAGCATCGGCAACAGATTCCTTCAATTCCCAAAATCGGTAAAAGTTCCTTCCACTGCCTTACTACGTCCGTTATGGCGTATTTAAATCAATCAATGGTTTGTAGAACCGTCCCTAATTTATCTTTTCCATAAAAAAACTTAAAACATCACAAAAAAAGATTAAAAAATCTAATAAAACAGGAAACGCTTGTCAATCTATATTTTAGGAAACGCTTATCAATCTATTTTTTTTTGCTTTAGCCATTGATCACCTGCCAATGAAGATCTAAAGGAATCATTCATTTACGCGGAATGGCGGGGGAATTCGTGGATTATGCGATGGGTATTTTGATTCAAATTCCGGATGTCGGATCAACGGTTTTTATTGACCACACCCCGCTAATTTTATAAATACCAATGATAAAAGATCACAAAACAATTATTTAAACTTATAATTATCTCTTTAAGCTGCATTTAGCTTTGGAACATTTATGATTGACCGTATTCATCTGTCCATTTTAAATGAAATTGACCGGAAAGGGACCTTGACAGCGGCAGCCCAAGCCCTTTGCCTGACCCAGCCGGCCCTGACCCACACCATGAAAAAACTTGAATCCAGCATCGGTACTCGGCTGTGGCAAAAAGACGGCCGGGGGCTGCGCCTGACCCGGTCAGGCAGGTATCTGCTGGAGGTTTCTCGTAAAATACTGCCCCAGTTTATTCTGGCCGAAAAGATGCTTGAACAATATGCACGGGGAAAACGGGGAATGCTGTGTATCGGAATGGAGTGCCACCCATGTTACCGCTGGTTTTCCACCATTGTTTCCCAATATCTTGACACCTGGACGGATGTGGAAGTCGATGTAAAACAGGAATTTCAATTTGACGGGATACAGGCGCTGCTGGATTTTGAAATAGACCTGCTCATCACCCCAGATCCCGTAAAAACAAAAAGTCTGTCCTTTACGCCGGTCTTTGAGTACGAACATGTGCTGGCAGTTCCCCGAAGCCATCCCCTGGCCCGGCGCGACCACATCATTGCCGAGGATCTGCTGGATCAGGTGCTGATCACCTACCCCGTCCCCGTGGAGCGTCTGGATATTTTTACCCGGTGTCTGATTCCGGCCCAATGTCGTCCCAAACAGCATAAAATCATTGAAACCACAGATATCATGCTCCAGATGGTGGCTTCGGGCCGGGGAATCACAGCCCTGCCCCGCTGGCTTGTGGAAGAGAGTCAAAGCAGGTTTAAATTAAAAACCGTTTCCATTGGGCCGGACGGCATCTGGAAAGAGATCAGTGTGGGTATCCGGGACCAGGACCGAACAACCGATTATATCCAGGGATTTATCGATCTTGCCGGATAGCACCAAAACAGTCCTCAACTGACTCTACCTATCAATATCCGGGTCATATTCGGGGTTAACCCACAACAAAACATGAAAGCAATTCAACAATTTATTGGAACTTTCATATAAAAATCTGATATAAAATCTGCAAAGGTTGT
This window contains:
- a CDS encoding LysR family transcriptional regulator yields the protein MIDRIHLSILNEIDRKGTLTAAAQALCLTQPALTHTMKKLESSIGTRLWQKDGRGLRLTRSGRYLLEVSRKILPQFILAEKMLEQYARGKRGMLCIGMECHPCYRWFSTIVSQYLDTWTDVEVDVKQEFQFDGIQALLDFEIDLLITPDPVKTKSLSFTPVFEYEHVLAVPRSHPLARRDHIIAEDLLDQVLITYPVPVERLDIFTRCLIPAQCRPKQHKIIETTDIMLQMVASGRGITALPRWLVEESQSRFKLKTVSIGPDGIWKEISVGIRDQDRTTDYIQGFIDLAG
- a CDS encoding pyruvate carboxylase is translated as MDVMGKKIKRLLIANRSEIAIRVTRAAHELGIDTIGIYSQEDRFALHRFKTGESYLIGEGKGPIEAYLDFEGIVKLAKEKNVDAIHPGYGFLAEKPEFADACAEAGIKFVGPSPEVMRQLGNKVSARKVAIDAGAPVVPASGPLPYDDEKIIQIAEEIGYPLMLKASWGGGGRGMRAVESTQEVLTQVDAARKESAAAFGSDEVYFEKLVRKARHLEVQILGDSQGNIIHLFERDCSVQRRNQKVVERAPATFLTDEKRQELCNAGLSIAKTVGYESAGTVEFLMDIDTGKFYFMEVNPRIQVEHTVTEQVTGVDIVKAQLKIAQGMLIGQPGSLIPKQEDVMLKGHAIQCRITTEDPENNFIPDYGRITAYRAAAGFGIRLDAGTAYSGAIVTRHFDSLLTKVTAWGGDEEEARLKMHRALTEFRILGVATNLQFLEGLIRHPTFVKAEYTTKFIDETKELFTFAKRRDRATRLLSFLGDVIINGNEDVKNRPVPAVHVHQPTVPKLTVQDIKPGLKQLLDKEGPQAVADWMKTQDKLLITDKTMRDAHQSLLATRVRTFDLVKIAPSYAALLPDLFSVECWGGATFDVAMRFSKECPWERLQQLREAMPNLLTQMLLRASNGVGYTNYPDNVITYFVKQAADNGMDLFRVFDSLNWVENMRLAMDAVLENNKICEASICYTGDILDPKRTKYSLKYYVDMAKELEKAGAHILAIKDMAGLLKPAAAKVLVGALKEEIGLPIHLHSHDTSGIAGATLLAAADAGVDAIDCAVDSMSGLTSHPNLGSIAAALRNTPRDTGLDPESLALVSNYWEKVRQMYIGFESEFHSGTSEVYLHEMPGGQYTNLRQQARALGIEERWPEVAKVYKDVNEMFGDIVKVTPSSKVVGDMALSMITSGITKEDVLDPNKEVSFPESVVTFFKGMMGQPPGGFPKDLQKKILKGEEPITVRPGQLLEPADMDQERTQAEKLVEKKISDCELASYLMYPDVFVDYMKHRKKFGNVSVLPTLNFFYGMKREEELYVDIASGKTLIIRFMAKGKADEEGNREVYFELNGQSRIVKVPDRSKVPERAPREKANPANLGEVGSPMPGLISAVCVSEGDEIERGDVLVTIEAMKMQTNVLSDVPGVVQRIATAVGTQVDAKDLLVVIKQPEE